Proteins encoded within one genomic window of Citricoccus muralis:
- a CDS encoding DEAD/DEAH box helicase — translation MNSQLHAENSTGPAEETIEVAETIDAVEPVVEKTFADFGVRADMADALAAKGITTPFPIQAMTLPLALAGNDIIGQAKTGTGKTLGFGLPLLQRVVGPGEEGDQSLPKAGIPQALVVAPTRELAVQVASDLTGALGQRTVRLMTIYGGRAYEPQIEELQRGVDVVVGTPGRLIDLMRQRHLNLSAAKIVVLDEADEMLDLGFLPDVETLLASVPEVRQTMLFSATMPGPVVAMARRYMTRPTHIRAADPDDDSITKKDIRQLIYRAHHMDKDELLARSLQAEGRGKTIVFTRTKRTAARVADELTGRGFAAGALHGDLGQGAREQALRAFRNGKIDVLVATDVAARGIDVDDVTHVFNFQCPEDEKTYLHRVGRTGRAGNKGIAVTLVDWEDVPRWTLINSALGLDQSDPQETYSSSPHLFADLNIPKGTKGRLPKAQRTREGLDAENLEELGGRDEKRDNSGRGSRGGRSGGRRGGRSGGSSEQKQGEQKQGEGRNRRRSRNRTRRRNGEIVQRDEQS, via the coding sequence ATGAATTCCCAGCTGCACGCTGAAAACTCCACCGGACCCGCCGAAGAAACCATCGAGGTCGCCGAGACCATCGACGCCGTCGAGCCCGTGGTGGAGAAGACCTTCGCCGACTTCGGCGTCCGCGCCGACATGGCCGACGCCCTGGCCGCCAAAGGCATCACCACCCCCTTCCCCATTCAGGCGATGACCCTGCCTTTGGCCCTGGCCGGCAACGACATCATTGGCCAGGCCAAGACCGGTACCGGCAAGACCCTGGGCTTCGGCCTGCCGCTGTTGCAGCGCGTGGTCGGCCCCGGCGAGGAGGGTGACCAATCATTGCCGAAGGCCGGCATCCCGCAGGCGCTCGTGGTAGCCCCGACCCGCGAATTGGCCGTACAGGTCGCCTCGGATCTGACCGGCGCTCTGGGTCAGCGCACCGTGCGCCTGATGACGATCTACGGCGGCCGTGCATACGAGCCGCAGATCGAAGAGCTGCAGCGCGGCGTCGACGTCGTGGTGGGCACCCCCGGCCGATTGATCGACTTGATGCGCCAGCGCCATCTGAACCTCTCCGCTGCCAAGATCGTGGTGCTGGATGAGGCCGACGAGATGCTGGACCTGGGCTTCTTGCCCGACGTAGAGACGCTGTTGGCCTCGGTGCCCGAGGTCCGCCAGACCATGCTGTTCTCGGCCACCATGCCCGGACCTGTGGTGGCGATGGCCCGCCGGTACATGACCCGGCCCACCCACATTCGCGCGGCCGATCCGGATGATGATTCGATTACTAAGAAGGACATCCGCCAGCTGATCTACCGCGCCCACCACATGGACAAGGACGAGCTGCTGGCTCGCTCCCTGCAGGCCGAGGGCCGCGGCAAGACCATCGTGTTCACCCGCACCAAGCGCACCGCCGCACGGGTGGCCGATGAACTCACCGGTCGCGGATTCGCTGCTGGTGCCCTCCACGGCGATCTGGGGCAGGGCGCCCGTGAGCAGGCACTGCGTGCGTTCCGCAATGGCAAGATCGACGTGCTGGTGGCCACCGACGTCGCCGCCCGCGGTATCGATGTCGACGACGTCACCCACGTGTTCAACTTCCAGTGCCCTGAAGACGAGAAGACTTACCTGCACCGGGTGGGGCGTACCGGTCGTGCGGGCAACAAGGGCATCGCCGTTACCCTGGTGGACTGGGAGGACGTGCCGCGGTGGACCCTGATCAACTCCGCGCTCGGTCTGGACCAGTCCGACCCGCAGGAGACCTACTCGTCCTCCCCGCACCTCTTCGCGGACCTGAACATCCCCAAGGGCACCAAGGGCCGACTGCCCAAGGCGCAGCGCACCCGCGAGGGTCTCGACGCCGAGAACCTTGAGGAGCTGGGTGGCCGCGACGAAAAGCGCGACAACTCCGGCCGTGGCAGCCGCGGCGGACGTTCCGGCGGCAGACGGGGTGGTCGTTCCGGCGGCTCCTCCGAGCAGAAACAAGGCGAACAGAAGCAGGGCGAAGGGCGCAACCGGCGTCGCAGCCGCAACCGCACCCGCCGTCGCAACGGTGAGATTGTGCAGCGCGACGAGCAGAGCTGA
- a CDS encoding DNA-methyltransferase has product MVGFDPEGPDLIVEAENLSYLDQLPEQTFTVVYLDPPFNTGRVQSRSTSTTTRVAPGDGDRTGFGGHSYQTVKGALSSYDDAFTDYWEFLEPRLRQAWRLLADDGTLYLHLDYREVHYAKVMLDVIFGRDHFLNEIIWAYDYGGRARRRWPSKHDTILVYVKNPRTYWFDSTEVDREPYMAPGLVTPEKRERGKLPTDVWWHTIVSPTGKEKTGYPTQKPVGLLRRMVAASSRPGDWVLDFFAGSGTLGAAAEQLGRRYLLVDQNPQAIEIMRSRLPQALVTTPPR; this is encoded by the coding sequence GTGGTCGGATTCGACCCCGAAGGTCCGGATCTGATCGTCGAAGCGGAGAACCTCTCCTATCTCGACCAGTTGCCGGAGCAGACCTTTACCGTCGTCTACCTCGATCCGCCGTTCAACACGGGCCGAGTGCAGTCCCGGTCCACGTCGACGACGACGCGGGTGGCTCCCGGTGACGGCGACCGCACCGGCTTCGGCGGGCACAGCTACCAGACGGTGAAGGGCGCGCTGTCGTCCTACGATGACGCCTTCACCGACTACTGGGAGTTCCTGGAACCGCGCCTGCGGCAGGCCTGGCGGCTGCTCGCCGACGACGGCACCCTGTACCTGCACCTGGATTACCGGGAAGTGCACTACGCCAAGGTCATGCTAGACGTGATCTTTGGCCGGGACCACTTCCTCAACGAGATTATCTGGGCCTACGACTACGGGGGCCGGGCTCGACGCCGCTGGCCGTCGAAACACGACACGATCCTGGTGTACGTGAAAAATCCGCGCACCTACTGGTTCGATTCGACCGAAGTCGACCGGGAACCGTATATGGCCCCCGGACTCGTCACCCCGGAGAAGCGGGAACGCGGCAAGCTGCCCACCGACGTCTGGTGGCACACCATTGTCTCCCCCACCGGCAAGGAGAAAACCGGCTACCCCACCCAGAAACCGGTGGGGCTGTTGCGCCGAATGGTGGCGGCGTCGTCGCGCCCCGGAGACTGGGTGTTGGACTTCTTCGCCGGCTCGGGCACCCTCGGTGCTGCCGCTGAGCAATTGGGGCGCCGGTACCTGTTGGTGGATCAGAACCCGCAAGCGATCGAGATCATGCGCAGCCGCCTCCCTCAGGCGCTGGTCACCACGCCGCCTCGGTGA
- a CDS encoding PHP domain-containing protein: MAFDLHTHSHCSDGTQSPSAVVRAAAEAGLEGLALTDHDTTAGWDEAVAAGRREGVAVVRGMEISCVSAQGVSVHLLSYLHDPDHPGLKDEMERSVRSRLTRAEQMAQRLSEDFPITWELVQAQTEPGATVGRPHLADALVVAGVVPDRTAAFAGILLPSSPYYVGHYAPDPAEAVRLVREAGGVPVFAHPRAVSRGRVVGEDTFEEMIEAGLVGLEVDHRDNPDADRQWLRQLARRHDLLMTGASDYHGAGKPNRIGEHTTARDVVDQIAALGVTEAAW, from the coding sequence ATGGCCTTCGACTTACACACCCACTCGCACTGCTCCGACGGCACCCAATCGCCGTCCGCGGTGGTGCGTGCCGCCGCGGAGGCCGGGCTGGAGGGGTTGGCACTCACCGACCATGACACCACCGCCGGCTGGGACGAAGCCGTGGCGGCGGGACGTCGCGAGGGGGTGGCCGTGGTGCGGGGCATGGAAATCTCCTGTGTATCCGCCCAAGGGGTCAGCGTGCACCTGCTCAGCTACCTCCACGACCCCGATCATCCGGGGCTGAAAGACGAGATGGAGCGTTCGGTGCGCTCACGGCTGACTCGGGCCGAGCAGATGGCGCAGCGACTCAGTGAGGACTTCCCGATTACCTGGGAGCTCGTGCAGGCCCAGACCGAGCCCGGGGCCACGGTGGGTAGGCCGCACCTGGCGGATGCGCTCGTCGTAGCCGGGGTGGTGCCTGACCGTACCGCCGCCTTCGCCGGTATCCTGCTGCCGTCGTCGCCCTACTATGTTGGGCATTACGCGCCGGACCCGGCCGAAGCGGTGCGGCTGGTGCGCGAGGCGGGCGGGGTGCCGGTGTTTGCCCATCCGAGGGCGGTGTCCCGCGGCCGCGTGGTGGGGGAGGACACCTTCGAGGAGATGATCGAGGCCGGCCTGGTGGGATTGGAGGTGGACCACCGAGACAATCCGGATGCGGACCGGCAGTGGTTGCGGCAGCTAGCGCGCCGTCACGACCTGCTCATGACCGGTGCCTCGGATTATCACGGGGCAGGCAAACCGAATCGGATCGGTGAGCACACCACAGCCCGCGACGTCGTGGACCAGATTGCTGCGCTCGGCGTCACCGAGGCGGCGTGGTGA
- a CDS encoding aminopeptidase P family protein — protein sequence MTESASMTPSHHESSHEQDQPLENRVDNRSQRPTSEAFKEFMASSWAPADTSEAPLNASAPFAAQRRAAVSARFSGERVVVPAGEPKVRSNDTDYRFRAHSAFSHLTGLGADHEPSAVLVMQPVEPGTGDDGSDHESTLYFHPLAGRDSEEFYTNARTGEFWVGARPTLEEMSQRTGLRTADLADLEVAVTKDAGAVEIGGLRIRLLRGSDLTMEALVDTSRINTGVDLEASDALDGELTEFTSELRLVKDEWEIEEMRGSVAATQRGFDDIVKILPTAREHDRGERVVEGAFFARARLEGNDLGYDTIAASGNNATVLHWIRNTGSVRDGELILVDAGVEADSLYTADITRTLPVNGTFSPVQRRIYQAVLDAADAAFAIVKPGIRFREIHQTAVTVLAQRLDEWGLLPVSVEEAVSPQGQQHRRWMPHGTSHHLGLDVHDCAQAKKELYLDGVLEPGMVFTIEPGLYFKAEDLAVPEEYRGIGVRIEDDILVTADGAENLSAALPRTPDDIEAWMAHHNG from the coding sequence ATGACTGAATCCGCCTCGATGACCCCGTCTCACCACGAGTCCTCCCACGAGCAGGACCAGCCCCTGGAGAACCGCGTCGACAACCGATCGCAGCGCCCCACCTCCGAGGCGTTCAAGGAGTTCATGGCCTCGTCCTGGGCCCCCGCCGATACCAGTGAGGCCCCGCTGAACGCCTCCGCCCCGTTCGCCGCCCAGCGTCGCGCTGCTGTTTCCGCACGCTTCTCGGGTGAACGCGTGGTGGTTCCGGCCGGTGAGCCGAAGGTCCGATCGAACGACACCGACTACCGTTTCCGTGCGCATTCAGCGTTCTCCCACCTGACCGGTCTGGGGGCCGACCATGAACCCAGCGCGGTGCTGGTGATGCAGCCGGTGGAACCGGGAACCGGCGACGACGGCTCGGACCACGAGTCCACCCTGTATTTCCACCCGCTGGCTGGACGTGACAGTGAGGAGTTCTACACCAACGCCCGCACCGGCGAATTCTGGGTGGGTGCACGCCCCACTCTGGAGGAGATGAGCCAGCGCACCGGGCTGCGCACCGCGGATCTCGCCGACCTGGAGGTGGCGGTGACCAAGGACGCCGGAGCCGTGGAAATCGGGGGGCTGCGCATTCGCCTACTGCGCGGTTCGGACCTCACCATGGAGGCTCTCGTCGATACCTCCCGCATCAACACCGGCGTCGATCTGGAAGCCTCCGATGCCCTGGACGGTGAGCTCACCGAGTTCACCTCCGAGCTGCGCCTCGTCAAGGATGAGTGGGAGATCGAGGAGATGCGCGGTTCGGTCGCGGCCACCCAGCGCGGTTTCGACGACATTGTGAAAATTCTGCCCACCGCCCGGGAGCATGATCGTGGCGAGCGCGTGGTCGAGGGGGCGTTCTTCGCCCGGGCCCGGCTGGAGGGTAACGACCTCGGCTATGACACCATCGCCGCTTCCGGCAACAACGCCACCGTGTTGCACTGGATCCGCAACACCGGCTCCGTGCGTGACGGGGAACTGATTCTGGTGGACGCCGGGGTGGAGGCAGATTCGCTCTACACCGCCGACATCACCCGCACCCTGCCGGTCAACGGCACCTTCTCTCCCGTGCAGCGCCGCATCTACCAGGCGGTGCTCGATGCGGCCGACGCCGCCTTCGCCATCGTGAAGCCGGGCATCCGGTTCCGGGAAATCCACCAGACCGCCGTCACCGTGCTCGCCCAGCGCCTGGACGAATGGGGTCTGCTGCCGGTCAGCGTGGAGGAGGCGGTCTCCCCGCAGGGCCAGCAGCACCGCCGGTGGATGCCGCACGGCACCAGCCACCACCTGGGTCTGGATGTGCATGACTGCGCCCAGGCGAAGAAGGAACTCTACCTCGACGGCGTGCTCGAGCCGGGCATGGTGTTCACCATCGAACCCGGGCTCTACTTCAAGGCCGAGGACCTGGCCGTGCCCGAGGAGTACCGCGGCATCGGCGTGCGTATCGAGGACGACATTCTGGTCACCGCTGACGGTGCCGAGAACCTGTCGGCAGCGCTACCGCGCACTCCGGACGACATCGAAGCATGGATGGCCCACCACAACGGTTAG
- a CDS encoding general stress protein yields MSFLGPVPPSSLSSGLPRGELIGNYPSFDAAQQTVQRLVDEGISLQALTVVGRDVRVVNRLRRRAGYPAVVLRSAIQGAFFGLLIGLLMSLIVPETAGLQILSSVALGIGIWVIFGVLGQAMRKKTPGFDTIPQVVAVSYDLVCDFEVSHRARGILGGSTAPAPSAPAQPAAPTQPAAPTAPAAEEESTETPAPSRRGQIPDLPDGRPQYGVRVDPETSEDSDRSR; encoded by the coding sequence ATGTCATTCCTCGGTCCCGTCCCCCCGTCGTCCTTGAGCTCCGGTCTGCCGCGCGGAGAGTTGATCGGCAACTACCCGTCGTTCGACGCCGCCCAGCAGACGGTGCAGCGGCTGGTGGACGAGGGCATCAGCTTGCAGGCGCTCACGGTGGTGGGCCGCGATGTGCGCGTGGTGAACCGGCTGCGCCGCCGCGCCGGCTACCCGGCCGTGGTGCTGCGTTCTGCCATTCAGGGCGCGTTCTTCGGATTGTTGATCGGACTGCTGATGAGTTTGATCGTCCCGGAGACCGCCGGGTTGCAGATCCTGAGCTCGGTGGCCCTGGGCATCGGGATCTGGGTGATTTTCGGCGTGCTCGGCCAGGCCATGCGGAAGAAGACCCCCGGCTTCGACACGATTCCGCAGGTGGTGGCGGTCAGCTACGACCTGGTGTGCGATTTTGAGGTGTCCCACCGGGCCCGCGGCATTCTCGGCGGTTCGACGGCGCCGGCCCCGAGCGCCCCGGCCCAGCCCGCAGCTCCCACTCAGCCGGCTGCTCCGACCGCTCCTGCTGCAGAAGAGGAATCCACCGAAACCCCGGCGCCGTCGCGCCGCGGGCAGATCCCGGACCTGCCCGACGGCCGTCCCCAGTACGGGGTCCGCGTCGACCCGGAGACCTCGGAGGACTCGGACCGTTCCCGCTAA